The Humulus lupulus chromosome 4, drHumLupu1.1, whole genome shotgun sequence genome has a window encoding:
- the LOC133832376 gene encoding uncharacterized protein LOC133832376 has translation MGGLNLSKGLLNRERIEFANVVWCSVAVPKHRFILWQASLGHLLTRDKLQYCNLELPSLLCPVCEMEQESHAHFFFVCPFSQQLRAQMMDWLGRDLWTITYEHWCTWMCGKPKSLNHQMFAAALAASVYMIWRNRNLFVFELRSLSIGHVIQLIKFSIMSRLARFPKLKVKASEVAFFEAVTQM, from the exons ATGGGTGGACTCAATCTATCTAAAGG ATTACTCAACAGGGAAAGAATTGAGTTTGCTAATGTGGTTTGGTGCTCTGTGGCAGTCCCGAAGCATAGATTCATCCTTTGGCAAGCTTCTCTTGGTCATCTCCTTACTCGGGATAAGCTGCAGTATTGTAACTTGGAGCTGCCTTCTTTACTGTGTCCTGTTTGTGAAATGGAGCAGGAATCTCATgcccattttttttttgtctgtCCCTTTTCTCAACAGCTCAGGGCTCAAATGATGGATTGGTTGGGTAGGGATCTTTGGACGATTACTTATGAACATTGGTGTACATGGATGTGTGGGAAGCCGAAAAGTCTGAACCATCAGATGTTTGCTGCTGCATTGGCAGCTTCTGTGTACATGATCTGGAGAAATAGAAACCTCTTTGTGTTTGAGTTGAGATCTTTGTCTATTGGTCATGTAATCCAGTTGATTAAGTTTAGTATTATGTCTAGATTAGCCAGGTTTCCTAAGCTGAAAGTTAAGGCTAGTGAGGTGGCATTTTTTGAGGCTGTTACTCAGATGTAA